A region from the Bacteroidota bacterium genome encodes:
- the rpsD gene encoding 30S ribosomal protein S4 translates to MARYIGPKSKIARRFKDPIFGPDKSLGKKGADGKGRRGRKKVTEYGIQLTEKQKAKYTYGVLERQFRKMFVKAASKPGKTGDNLLVFLESRLDNTVFRLGISTTRAGARQLVSHKHITVNGQVVNIPSYSLRPGDLIEVRQKSKSLEAIQDALAGRKQNFKWLEWDDENKLGKFVNYPEREEIPENIRENLIVEFYSKQL, encoded by the coding sequence ATGGCTAGATATATAGGACCCAAGTCAAAAATTGCAAGAAGATTTAAAGATCCGATTTTTGGACCTGATAAATCTTTAGGAAAAAAAGGTGCAGATGGCAAGGGCAGAAGAGGTAGAAAAAAAGTTACCGAGTATGGAATTCAATTAACAGAAAAACAAAAAGCTAAATACACTTATGGCGTATTAGAACGTCAGTTTAGAAAAATGTTTGTGAAAGCTGCAAGTAAACCAGGCAAAACAGGAGATAACTTATTAGTATTTCTTGAGTCAAGGTTAGATAACACTGTTTTTCGTTTAGGAATTTCTACAACACGTGCAGGAGCAAGACAATTAGTTTCACATAAACATATTACTGTTAATGGACAAGTAGTAAATATTCCATCATATAGTTTACGTCCCGGAGATTTAATTGAAGTTAGACAAAAATCTAAATCTCTTGAAGCAATACAAGATGCATTAGCAGGAAGAAAACAAAATTTTAAATGGCTTGAGTGGGATGATGAAAACAAACTAGGAAAGTTTGTTAATTATCCTGAAAGAGAAGAAATACCTGAAAATATCAGGGAAAACTTAATAGTTGAATTTTATTCTAAGCAATTATAA
- the secY gene encoding preprotein translocase subunit SecY, which translates to MLKLIQTIKNIWKIEDLRIRVLFTLGFILIYRLGSYIVLPGVDPNALSSYQKQATEGILGLINMFAGGAFSRASIFALGIMPYISASIVIQLLGIAVPYFQKLQREGESGRKKINQITRVLTIIVTATQSVAFLSNLRAQASFAIISETNPELMSPFFFMFTNIIILTTGTMFVMWLGEKITDKGIGNGISILIMIGIIARLPMALVAEFDTRLGEAGGGLVVFFLEIVALLFVILATVLLVQGVRRIPVQYAKRIVGNKQYGGVRQYLPLKVNSAGVMPIIFAQALMFIPSTVAQFFPNSSAWSGIAGAFNNFTSFPYNFTFAIMIILFTYFYTAVTINPVQIADDLKRNGGFIPGIKPGKKTSNYIDKIMSRITFPGSIFLALVAIMPAFAMLFKVNSQFAQFFGGTSLLIMVGVILDTLQQIESHLLMRHYDGLMKSGKIKGRAGGGARRM; encoded by the coding sequence ATGTTAAAGCTGATTCAAACAATAAAGAATATTTGGAAAATAGAAGACCTGAGGATAAGAGTTCTTTTTACTTTAGGTTTTATATTAATTTATAGACTTGGTTCATATATAGTTTTACCAGGTGTTGATCCCAATGCACTTTCAAGTTATCAAAAACAAGCAACAGAAGGAATTTTGGGACTAATTAATATGTTTGCAGGTGGTGCTTTTTCTCGTGCATCAATTTTTGCACTTGGTATTATGCCTTATATTTCAGCATCTATTGTAATACAGCTACTTGGAATCGCAGTACCATACTTTCAGAAATTACAACGTGAAGGTGAATCTGGAAGAAAGAAAATAAATCAAATTACCAGAGTTCTTACTATTATTGTTACAGCTACACAATCAGTTGCATTTTTATCCAACTTACGTGCTCAGGCAAGTTTTGCAATTATTAGTGAAACAAATCCTGAATTGATGTCTCCATTTTTCTTTATGTTTACAAACATCATAATTCTTACAACAGGAACAATGTTTGTGATGTGGCTTGGAGAAAAAATTACTGACAAAGGAATAGGAAATGGTATTTCAATACTTATTATGATAGGTATTATTGCCAGATTACCAATGGCACTTGTTGCCGAATTTGATACAAGATTAGGAGAAGCAGGAGGTGGATTAGTAGTATTCTTCCTCGAAATAGTTGCACTATTATTTGTAATACTAGCAACAGTACTATTGGTTCAAGGAGTGCGAAGGATACCTGTGCAATACGCAAAAAGAATTGTTGGAAACAAACAATATGGAGGAGTTAGACAGTATTTACCATTAAAAGTAAACTCTGCCGGAGTTATGCCAATTATTTTTGCACAAGCACTAATGTTTATTCCTTCAACAGTAGCACAATTTTTTCCTAACTCATCAGCTTGGAGTGGAATAGCAGGAGCGTTCAATAATTTCACTTCTTTTCCGTATAATTTTACTTTTGCAATAATGATTATATTGTTTACTTATTTTTATACTGCGGTAACAATAAATCCTGTTCAAATTGCAGATGATTTAAAAAGGAATGGAGGATTTATCCCAGGAATAAAACCCGGTAAAAAAACATCAAATTACATTGACAAAATAATGAGTAGAATAACATTTCCTGGCTCCATATTTTTAGCATTAGTTGCAATTATGCCTGCATTTGCAATGTTGTTTAAAGTTAACTCTCAGTTTGCTCAGTTTTTTGGAGGAACATCATTATTAATTATGGTCGGGGTAATATTAGATACTTTACAACAAATAGAAAGTCATTTATTGATGCGTCATTATGATGGATTAATGAAATCAGGAAAAATAAAAGGAAGAGCAGGTGGTGGAGCAAGAAGAATGTAA
- the rplR gene encoding 50S ribosomal protein L18, whose protein sequence is MGNFKSKIERRKKIKKGIRSRVLGTSTKPRLTVSRSNKEIYAQAIDDSTGYTLASANSLQKEIDKKGKTKTEIASLVGELVAKNALESKIDNVVFDRNGYLYHGRVKALAEGARKGGLKF, encoded by the coding sequence ATGGGAAATTTTAAAAGTAAAATAGAAAGAAGAAAGAAGATCAAAAAAGGTATCAGAAGTCGAGTGTTAGGAACTTCTACAAAACCTAGATTGACTGTTTCTCGAAGTAATAAAGAAATTTATGCTCAAGCAATAGATGACTCAACAGGTTACACATTAGCCTCAGCAAATTCTTTACAAAAAGAGATAGATAAAAAAGGAAAAACAAAAACTGAAATTGCAAGTTTAGTAGGTGAATTAGTAGCAAAAAATGCTCTTGAATCAAAAATAGACAACGTTGTTTTTGATAGAAATGGTTATTTATACCATGGAAGAGTAAAAGCTTTAGCCGAAGGTGCAAGAAAGGGTGGTTTAAAATTTTAA
- the ykgO gene encoding type B 50S ribosomal protein L36 gives MKVKPSIKKRSEDCKIVRRKGVLYVINKKNPRFKQRQG, from the coding sequence ATGAAAGTAAAACCATCAATAAAAAAAAGAAGTGAGGATTGCAAGATTGTAAGACGTAAAGGTGTTTTATATGTAATTAATAAGAAAAACCCAAGATTTAAACAAAGACAAGGATAA
- the rplF gene encoding 50S ribosomal protein L6, with amino-acid sequence MSRIGKMPINIPESVKIEVSKGNEIKVKGPKGELTENVQPEIKIVIKGNVLTVERPTDLKRHKSMHGLYRMLIANMVEGVTNGYKIELEVIGVGYKVNSQGQKLELNIGFSHDIVFIIPQEVKVKTETVKGKPPVIILESHDKQLIGQLAERIRKLRKPEPYKGKGIKYKGEVIRRKAGKAAATEG; translated from the coding sequence ATGTCACGAATAGGAAAAATGCCTATAAATATACCAGAGAGTGTAAAAATTGAAGTTTCAAAAGGTAATGAAATAAAAGTAAAAGGACCTAAAGGTGAACTTACTGAAAATGTACAGCCTGAAATTAAAATTGTTATTAAAGGAAATGTATTGACCGTTGAAAGACCTACTGATTTAAAAAGACATAAATCAATGCACGGACTTTACAGAATGTTAATTGCAAACATGGTTGAAGGAGTTACTAATGGATATAAAATTGAATTGGAAGTTATTGGAGTTGGGTATAAAGTAAATAGTCAAGGACAAAAATTAGAATTGAATATTGGATTTTCTCACGATATAGTTTTTATAATTCCACAAGAAGTAAAAGTTAAAACAGAAACCGTAAAAGGTAAACCACCTGTTATTATTTTAGAAAGTCATGATAAACAATTGATAGGTCAACTTGCCGAAAGAATAAGAAAACTTAGAAAACCAGAACCTTATAAAGGAAAAGGAATTAAGTATAAAGGTGAAGTTATTAGAAGAAAAGCAGGAAAAGCAGCAGCAACTGAAGGATAA
- the rpsK gene encoding 30S ribosomal protein S11 yields MGKKRTRTVSRKRKVSIEPIGNVYIKATFNNVIVSITNSAGQVIAWSSAGKMGFRGSKKNTPYAAQRAAEDCTKVAYDLGMRKATVYVKGPGSGRDAAIRSIHNAGIEVTGIHDTTPIPHNGCRPPKRRRV; encoded by the coding sequence ATGGGAAAGAAAAGAACAAGAACGGTTTCTAGAAAACGCAAGGTCAGTATTGAACCAATTGGTAACGTTTATATTAAAGCTACTTTTAATAATGTAATTGTTTCTATTACTAATTCCGCAGGACAAGTAATTGCTTGGTCATCAGCTGGAAAAATGGGCTTTAGAGGTTCAAAGAAAAACACACCTTACGCTGCTCAAAGAGCTGCTGAGGATTGTACAAAAGTTGCTTACGATCTTGGAATGAGAAAAGCAACTGTTTATGTAAAAGGACCAGGTTCAGGTAGAGATGCTGCTATAAGATCAATTCATAATGCAGGAATTGAAGTTACAGGAATTCATGATACAACACCAATTCCTCATAATGGTTGCAGACCTCCAAAAAGAAGAAGAGTATAA
- the rpsE gene encoding 30S ribosomal protein S5, whose translation MDRNINRIKTSEIELSERVVSIQRVTKVTKGGRTFSFGAIVVVGNGDGIVGFGLGKAREVTEAINKGVNDAKKNLIHVSVVNGTIAHEQEAKYGGAQVYIQPASPGTGIVAGGAMRAVLESAGVADILAKSKGSSNPHSVVKATVKALTEIRDAKTIAKIRGISIDKVFNG comes from the coding sequence ATGGATCGAAATATTAATAGAATAAAAACAAGTGAAATTGAGCTTTCAGAAAGAGTTGTTAGCATTCAAAGAGTAACTAAAGTTACAAAGGGTGGTAGAACTTTTAGCTTTGGAGCAATAGTCGTTGTTGGCAATGGTGACGGTATTGTAGGATTTGGATTAGGTAAAGCCAGAGAAGTTACCGAAGCTATTAACAAAGGTGTTAATGATGCTAAGAAAAATCTTATCCATGTATCTGTTGTAAATGGTACAATAGCACATGAGCAAGAAGCAAAATATGGAGGTGCACAAGTATATATCCAACCTGCTTCACCAGGTACAGGAATTGTTGCTGGTGGTGCTATGAGAGCAGTACTTGAAAGTGCAGGTGTTGCAGATATTCTTGCAAAATCAAAAGGGTCATCTAATCCTCACAGTGTTGTAAAAGCAACAGTAAAAGCTTTAACGGAAATAAGAGATGCCAAAACAATTGCAAAAATAAGAGGTATTAGTATTGATAAAGTATTTAACGGATAA
- the rpsM gene encoding 30S ribosomal protein S13, with the protein MARIRGIDLQGNKKGDVALTYIFGIGKSTAQEILANAKVDFETKVDDWTDEQLIAIRNIVSDEYKTEGELRTEVQMNIKRLIDINCYRGVRHRKGLPVRGQRTHTNARTRKGKKKGAVANKKQVGKG; encoded by the coding sequence ATGGCACGAATAAGAGGTATTGATCTTCAGGGCAATAAAAAAGGTGATGTTGCATTAACATACATTTTTGGAATAGGAAAATCTACAGCCCAAGAAATCTTAGCAAATGCTAAAGTTGATTTTGAAACAAAAGTAGATGATTGGACAGATGAACAATTAATTGCAATCAGGAATATTGTTAGTGATGAGTATAAAACCGAAGGTGAATTAAGAACTGAGGTTCAGATGAATATTAAACGATTAATTGATATTAATTGTTACAGAGGAGTAAGGCATCGTAAAGGTTTACCCGTTAGAGGGCAAAGAACTCACACAAATGCAAGAACTCGAAAAGGAAAGAAAAAAGGTGCTGTTGCAAATAAAAAACAAGTAGGTAAAGGCTAA
- the rplO gene encoding 50S ribosomal protein L15 encodes MDLSNLKPAKGSTKTKERLGRGEGSKKGGTSARGHKGQKSRSGYSKKIGFEGGQMPLQRRIPKFGFKNRNRKEYVPVNLSNLQQLIEKYKIEKFDKEVFIKYGIASKKSLIKILANGELKSKIEIEADAFSKNAQKAIEKIGGTVKKSK; translated from the coding sequence ATGGACTTAAGTAATTTAAAACCAGCAAAAGGTTCCACCAAAACAAAAGAACGTCTAGGAAGAGGCGAAGGTTCAAAAAAAGGTGGCACTTCTGCTAGAGGACATAAAGGTCAAAAATCAAGATCAGGTTATAGTAAAAAAATTGGTTTTGAAGGAGGACAAATGCCTTTGCAAAGAAGAATTCCAAAATTTGGATTTAAAAATAGAAACAGAAAAGAATATGTTCCTGTTAATTTATCAAACTTACAACAATTGATTGAAAAATATAAAATTGAAAAATTTGATAAAGAGGTGTTCATAAAATACGGAATTGCATCAAAAAAATCATTGATAAAAATTCTTGCTAATGGTGAACTGAAAAGTAAAATTGAAATTGAAGCAGATGCATTTTCTAAAAATGCACAAAAAGCTATTGAGAAAATAGGTGGTACAGTTAAAAAATCAAAATAG
- the rpmD gene encoding 50S ribosomal protein L30 → MKEKEIEITLIKSLIDRHKKQKLTAKALGLGKLNSKIVHKATPPILGMVNKISHLVKIEYKK, encoded by the coding sequence ATGAAGGAAAAGGAAATTGAAATAACTCTAATTAAGAGTTTGATTGATAGACACAAAAAACAAAAGCTTACTGCTAAAGCATTAGGCCTTGGAAAATTGAATAGTAAAATTGTTCATAAAGCAACTCCACCAATTCTTGGAATGGTTAATAAAATTAGTCATTTAGTAAAAATTGAATACAAAAAGTAA
- the infA gene encoding translation initiation factor IF-1, translated as MAKQMMIVQDGEVTEALPNAMFKVRLENGHEILAHISGKMRMYYIRILPGDKVKVEMSPYDLSKGRITFRYK; from the coding sequence ATGGCAAAGCAAATGATGATAGTACAAGATGGTGAGGTAACAGAGGCACTTCCAAATGCTATGTTTAAAGTTAGATTGGAAAATGGGCATGAAATATTGGCTCATATTTCAGGAAAAATGAGAATGTATTACATTAGAATATTACCAGGTGATAAAGTAAAAGTTGAGATGTCACCCTATGATTTATCAAAAGGAAGAATAACATTTAGATATAAGTAA